The following proteins are co-located in the Gigantopelta aegis isolate Gae_Host chromosome 5, Gae_host_genome, whole genome shotgun sequence genome:
- the LOC121373775 gene encoding gastrula zinc finger protein XlCGF7.1-like, producing MDINTMSSNDSTDRFLERDLPSKYGNVNSDQETRTHTQKEKSFKKPFKCGICLNYFSSKGNIKQHMKTHTGEKPFHCEVCSKGFLRKDYMRQHMLSHTGVKRFKCEVCANTFFQRSSLRKHMVCHSDVVPYKCGMCLKTFLYKGNVKKHMLTHIDKRPFQCHVCGKCFLSKDYLKLHMFFHTGVKPFKCEVCAKCFSVSSILREHMLVHTGVKSFKCDVCAKCFVHRSSWRQHVLVHANVNPFKCDVCAKCFSQRSHLKQHVLIHNGVKPFQCDVCAKCFSRSHTLNRHMSIHTAAKKVTIC from the coding sequence ATGGACATCAATACCATGTCATCGAATGATTCTACCGACAGATTTCTTGAACGTGATCTCCCTTCAAAATACGGTAACGTCAATTCTGATCAGGAAACACGAACTcacacacagaaagaaaagTCTTTtaagaaacctttcaaatgcgGGATCTGCTTAAATTATTTCTCCAGCAAGGGTAACATTAAGCAGCATATGAAGACCCACACTGGTGAAAAACCATTTCACTGCGAGGTGTGTAGCAAGGGCTTTCTTCGTAAAGATTACATGAGACAACACATGTTGAGCCACACGGGCGTTAAGCGTTTTAAATGCGAGGTGTGTGCAAACACTTTCTTTCAGAGGTCCAGCCTTCGAAAACATATGGTATGCCATAGTGATGTCGTACCTTACAAATGTGGGATGTGCTTGAAGACTTTCTTGTACAAGGGTAACGTTAAGAAGCACATGCTGACCCACATCGACAAAAGACCATTTCAGTGTCATGTATGCGGGAAATGTTTTCTCAGTAAAGACTATTTGAAACTGCATATGTTTTTTCACACTGGCGTTAAGCCTTTCAAATGCGAGGTGTGCGCAAAATGTTTCAGTGTGAGTTCGATTTTACGAGAACACATGTTGGTTCACACTGGCGTTAAGTCTTTTAAGTGTGACGTGTGCGCAAAATGTTTCGTTCACCGTTCCAGCTGGAGACAGCATGTGTTGGTCCATGCTAATGTTAATCCTTTTAAATGTGAtgtgtgtgcaaaatgtttctctcAGAGGTCACATTTGAAACAGCACGTGTTGATTCACAATGGCGTTAAGCCCTTTCAGTGTGAtgtatgtgcaaaatgtttctcacgGAGTCACACTTTGAACAGACATATGTCGATTCACACTGCTGCTAAGAAGGTTACTATTTGTTAA